The following proteins come from a genomic window of Pangasianodon hypophthalmus isolate fPanHyp1 chromosome 24, fPanHyp1.pri, whole genome shotgun sequence:
- the wu:fa19b12 gene encoding uncharacterized protein C9orf40 homolog, giving the protein MRKRRAESSSLHEVPQKKKCRCVCDAEPELEAVHALHAAPRALFTTVIGEHRRKRPRCCEDPEQHGRTGAPGHRLSNATDGVNEETGDVRVSGKFRGASGACMCEMASEGSASGTKPEKRTKVAILHNVVVTLPDDEDELCAFNSFQFWRTPLPALDLSLLDSPSTTELKEDRSVKDGTEEMET; this is encoded by the exons ATGAGAAAGCGCAGAGCCGAGAGCTCGTCACTTCACGAGGTTCCTCAGAAGAAGAAAtgtcgctgtgtgtgtgatgcagagCCCGAGCTGGAGGCAGTGCACGCGCTGCACGCCGCTCCGCGTGCGCTCTTCACCACTGTAATCGGAGAGCATCGCAGAAAGAGACCGAGATGCTGCGAGGATCCTGAACAGCACGGCAGAACAGGGGCACCGGGGCACAGACTGAGTAACGCTACAGACGGCGTGAATGAGGAGACCGGGGATGTGCGCGTTTCTGGAAAGTTCCGAGGCGCGAGCGGTGCGTGCATGTGCGAGATGGCGTCAGAAGGAAGCGCGAGCGGGACAAAACCGGAAAAGCGTACGAAGGTGGCGATTTTACACAATGTTGTG GTGACGCTTCCTGATGACGAGGACGAGCTTTGTGCGTTTAACTCCTTCCAGTTCTGGAGAACTCCCCTGCCGGCGTTAGATCTGTCGCTCCTGGACAGTCCGTCAACAACCGAGCTCAAAGAGGACAGGTCTGTCAAAGACGGCACAGAAGAAATGGAGACATGA
- the carnmt1 gene encoding carnosine N-methyltransferase isoform X2, protein MADSSMGTESADPNPEEPCLYRGRTKCSPEEEARLERQHFWKIINAFRYYRIHVEERLKRCERQFLSLPHRHQQLLSGFLDKLAEIRRCMECNHEVLQAIIQNCTHMFENMEYDEDDHMRKAGPSSTFDMDKLKSTIKQFVRDWSEAGKAERDSCYMPIIEEIQKQFPPEKCDVSEVKVLVPGAGLGRLAWEIACRGYACQGNEWSFFMLFSSNFVLNRCEKENSLTLYPWVHQFSNNKMSGDQTRAVTFPDINPHSLPPDSDFSMTAGDFLEVYTDPNTWDCVATCFFIDTAHNVIEYIETIWNILKPGGVWINLDDAITTTLHLALTHLDKKRHMFECCS, encoded by the exons ATGGCTGACAGCAGCATGGGCACTGAATCTGCAGACCCAAACCCAGAGGAACCCTGTCTTTACCGAGGGAGAACCAAATGTTCCCCGGAGGAAGAGGCGAGACTAGAAAGACAACACTTCTGGAAAATTATCAACGCATTTAGATATTACAG GATCCATGTTGAGGAGCGGCTGAAGCGGTGTGAGAGGCAGTTCCTCAGTCTTCCTCACCGCCATCAGCAACTCCTCTCTGGCTTCCTGGATAAGCTGGCTGAGATCCGACGCTGCATGGAGTGCAACCATGAGGTCCTGCAGGCCATCATACAGAACTGCACGCACATGTTTGAGAACATGGAGTATGACGAGGAT GACCACATGAGGAAAGCTGGGCCATCTTCAACATTCGACATGGACAAGCTGAAGTCCACCATTAAGCAGTTTGTGCGGGATTGGAGTGAAGCAGGCAAAGCAGAAAGAGATTCCTGCTACATGCCCATCATTGAGGAGATACAAAAACAGTTTCCTCCTGAAAAGTG TGACGTCTCTGAGGTGAAGGTGTTGGTTCCTGGAGCCGGTCTGGGCCGCCTAGCATGGGAAATCGCCTGCCGCGGTTACGCCTGCCAGGGCAATGAGTGGAGCTTCTTCATGCTTTTCTCCTCCAACTTTGTCCTTAACAG GTGCGAGAAGGAGAACTCTCTGACGTTGTATCCTTGGGTTCACCAGTTCAGCAACAACAAGATGTCTGGAGACCAGACGAGAGCCGTGACCTTCCCAGACATTAACCCCCACAGTCTCCCGCCTGATTCTGACTTCTCCATGACGGCCGGCGATTTTCTGGAAGTGTATACGGATCCAA acaCGTGGGATTGTGTCGCCACCTGCTTCTTCATTGACACCGCCCACAACGTAATTGAATATATAGAGACCATCTGGAATATTCTCAAACCTGGTGGAGTGTGGATCAACCTGG atgacgccatcaccaccaccctccatctggccctcacccacctggacaaaaaaagacacatgtttgaatgctgttcatag
- the carnmt1 gene encoding carnosine N-methyltransferase isoform X1 encodes MADSSMGTESADPNPEEPCLYRGRTKCSPEEEARLERQHFWKIINAFRYYRIHVEERLKRCERQFLSLPHRHQQLLSGFLDKLAEIRRCMECNHEVLQAIIQNCTHMFENMEYDEDDHMRKAGPSSTFDMDKLKSTIKQFVRDWSEAGKAERDSCYMPIIEEIQKQFPPEKCDVSEVKVLVPGAGLGRLAWEIACRGYACQGNEWSFFMLFSSNFVLNRCEKENSLTLYPWVHQFSNNKMSGDQTRAVTFPDINPHSLPPDSDFSMTAGDFLEVYTDPNTWDCVATCFFIDTAHNVIEYIETIWNILKPGGVWINLGPLLYHFENMANELSIELSYEEIKDAIVKCGFHLEVERESVLTTYTENERSMLKYLYDCVFFVVRKPAALLSSSQNCKDSELSTENSVQKTETTTT; translated from the exons ATGGCTGACAGCAGCATGGGCACTGAATCTGCAGACCCAAACCCAGAGGAACCCTGTCTTTACCGAGGGAGAACCAAATGTTCCCCGGAGGAAGAGGCGAGACTAGAAAGACAACACTTCTGGAAAATTATCAACGCATTTAGATATTACAG GATCCATGTTGAGGAGCGGCTGAAGCGGTGTGAGAGGCAGTTCCTCAGTCTTCCTCACCGCCATCAGCAACTCCTCTCTGGCTTCCTGGATAAGCTGGCTGAGATCCGACGCTGCATGGAGTGCAACCATGAGGTCCTGCAGGCCATCATACAGAACTGCACGCACATGTTTGAGAACATGGAGTATGACGAGGAT GACCACATGAGGAAAGCTGGGCCATCTTCAACATTCGACATGGACAAGCTGAAGTCCACCATTAAGCAGTTTGTGCGGGATTGGAGTGAAGCAGGCAAAGCAGAAAGAGATTCCTGCTACATGCCCATCATTGAGGAGATACAAAAACAGTTTCCTCCTGAAAAGTG TGACGTCTCTGAGGTGAAGGTGTTGGTTCCTGGAGCCGGTCTGGGCCGCCTAGCATGGGAAATCGCCTGCCGCGGTTACGCCTGCCAGGGCAATGAGTGGAGCTTCTTCATGCTTTTCTCCTCCAACTTTGTCCTTAACAG GTGCGAGAAGGAGAACTCTCTGACGTTGTATCCTTGGGTTCACCAGTTCAGCAACAACAAGATGTCTGGAGACCAGACGAGAGCCGTGACCTTCCCAGACATTAACCCCCACAGTCTCCCGCCTGATTCTGACTTCTCCATGACGGCCGGCGATTTTCTGGAAGTGTATACGGATCCAA acaCGTGGGATTGTGTCGCCACCTGCTTCTTCATTGACACCGCCCACAACGTAATTGAATATATAGAGACCATCTGGAATATTCTCAAACCTGGTGGAGTGTGGATCAACCTGG GGCCTCTTCTGTACCACTTCGAGAACATGGCCAATGAACTGTCCATCGAGCTGAGCTATGAAGAAATAAAGGACGCCATCGTGAAATGTGGCTTTCACCTCGAG GTGGAGAGAGAGTCAGTGCTCACTACGTACACGGAGAACGAGCGCTCCATGCTGAAGTACTTGTACGACTGTGTGTTTTTCGTGGTGCGGAAACCCGCAGCTCTTCTCTCCAGCTCCCAAAACTGTAAAGACAGCGAGCTTAGTACAGAGAACTCAGTACAGAAAACAGAAACTACAACAACATGA